Proteins co-encoded in one Cupriavidus taiwanensis genomic window:
- a CDS encoding type IV pili methyl-accepting chemotaxis transducer N-terminal domain-containing protein: MSDTDPTAAPATAASALPALRHRLSTRIISLSLAVLLVVLGMISGTLWLSWKLEGAGAAINDAGSLRMRANRVAIELALAHAGRANDLAAQALALDTTLALLKKGDAARPLFLPDEPAIHAQLAHVTHDWQQRLRPLAGADAAPAAYIAALPGFVAQADRLVGMIEHDSARKTDLLRLSQTALALMACIGTVAVIYLLYLWIILPVLRLQDGLRRMAAREFSLRLPVESRDEFGTLSEGFNRMAGELQGLYQDLEARVAQKTAELERHNRDLETLYEMAAFLNQAADAEAMAQGFLARVMRQFDADGGSVRVLDSRHGRMHLLAAAGLPAALAEADSCASANGCHCGDATREAVIAIVDLRGTARAGAADETPCGRDGFQSLAAFRIESQRGATGMFALHFRAPRRLPPSDRQLLQTLAQHLGTALEHLRLSATARQLAVVEERNLVAQGLHDSIAQGLNYLNLQVQLLDDAVARDDLSETRELVPMLRHGVEESYQDVRELLNNFRSRLGTGELRPAVEETVERFRRQCRTEATLAIDERGGAWPLSPEQQLQVLFILQEALSNVRKHAMAAHVAVALSHGRDFRLVVQDDGEGFDPDELATRADAHIGLSIMRERAARLGARLQVQASPGSGVRIELVLPAGSQGAARHERSANPITSLSGLTLPSETQP, from the coding sequence ATGTCAGATACCGACCCTACCGCCGCCCCAGCCACGGCGGCATCCGCGTTGCCGGCGCTGCGCCATCGCCTTTCCACGCGCATCATCTCGCTGTCGCTGGCCGTGCTGCTGGTGGTGCTGGGCATGATCTCCGGCACGCTGTGGCTGTCCTGGAAGCTGGAAGGCGCCGGCGCCGCCATCAACGATGCCGGCAGCCTGCGCATGCGCGCCAACCGCGTGGCGATCGAACTCGCACTGGCGCACGCAGGCCGCGCCAATGACCTGGCCGCGCAGGCGCTGGCGCTGGACACCACGCTGGCGCTGCTGAAGAAGGGCGACGCGGCGCGGCCGCTGTTCCTGCCGGACGAGCCCGCCATCCATGCGCAACTGGCGCACGTCACCCATGACTGGCAGCAGCGGCTGCGGCCTCTGGCCGGCGCCGACGCAGCGCCCGCCGCATACATCGCCGCGCTGCCGGGTTTCGTCGCCCAGGCCGATCGCCTGGTCGGCATGATCGAACACGACAGCGCGCGCAAGACCGACCTGCTGCGCCTGTCGCAAACCGCGCTGGCGCTGATGGCCTGCATCGGCACGGTCGCGGTGATCTACCTGCTCTACCTGTGGATCATCCTGCCGGTGCTGCGCCTGCAGGACGGTTTGCGGCGCATGGCCGCGCGCGAATTCTCGCTGCGCCTGCCGGTGGAAAGCCGCGACGAGTTCGGCACGCTCAGCGAGGGCTTCAACCGCATGGCGGGCGAGCTGCAGGGCCTGTACCAGGACCTCGAAGCGCGCGTGGCGCAGAAGACCGCCGAGCTGGAGCGCCACAACCGCGATCTGGAAACGCTGTACGAGATGGCCGCCTTCCTCAACCAGGCCGCCGACGCCGAAGCCATGGCGCAGGGCTTCCTGGCGCGGGTGATGCGCCAGTTCGATGCCGACGGCGGCAGCGTGCGCGTGCTCGACAGCCGCCACGGCCGCATGCACCTGCTGGCCGCAGCGGGCCTGCCGGCGGCGCTGGCGGAGGCCGATTCCTGCGCCTCGGCCAACGGCTGTCATTGCGGCGATGCCACGCGCGAGGCCGTGATCGCCATCGTCGACCTGCGCGGGACGGCGCGCGCGGGCGCGGCCGACGAGACGCCGTGCGGCCGCGACGGCTTCCAGTCGCTGGCGGCCTTCCGCATCGAGAGCCAGCGCGGCGCCACCGGCATGTTCGCGCTGCACTTCCGCGCGCCGCGCCGGCTGCCGCCGTCGGACCGGCAACTGCTGCAGACGCTGGCGCAGCACCTGGGCACCGCGCTGGAACACCTGCGCCTGTCCGCCACCGCGCGCCAGCTGGCGGTGGTGGAAGAGCGCAACCTGGTGGCGCAGGGGCTGCACGACAGCATTGCCCAGGGCCTGAACTACCTGAACCTGCAGGTGCAGCTGCTGGATGACGCAGTCGCGCGCGACGACCTGTCCGAGACCCGCGAACTGGTGCCGATGCTGCGCCATGGCGTGGAAGAGAGCTACCAGGATGTGCGCGAGCTGCTCAACAACTTCCGCTCGCGCCTGGGCACCGGCGAGTTGCGCCCGGCAGTGGAAGAGACCGTCGAGCGCTTTCGCCGGCAATGCCGCACCGAGGCCACGCTGGCCATCGACGAACGCGGCGGCGCCTGGCCACTGTCGCCCGAGCAGCAGTTGCAGGTGCTGTTCATCCTGCAGGAGGCGCTTTCCAACGTGCGCAAGCACGCCATGGCGGCGCACGTGGCGGTGGCGCTCAGCCATGGCCGCGACTTCCGCCTGGTGGTGCAGGACGACGGCGAGGGCTTCGACCCTGACGAACTGGCCACCCGCGCCGACGCCCATATCGGCCTGAGCATCATGCGCGAGCGCGCCGCTCGGCTGGGGGCGCGGCTGCAGGTGCAGGCCAGCCCCGGCAGCGGCGTGCGCATCGAGCTGGTGTTGCCCGCCGGCAGCCAGGGCGCCGCGCGGCACGAGCGCAGCGCCAATCCCATTACCAGCCTTAGCGGCCTGACCCTCCCGAGCGAGACCCAGCCATGA
- a CDS encoding response regulator yields the protein MTIRILLIDDHTLFRSGIRALLQRQADFEIVDEAADGVEGIKRAKQHRPDVILLDLNMPGLSGLEALQLLVEDLPQTAVIVLTVSEEAEELAAALRGGARGYLIKNIETEALIAGIRRAAAGEPVISDSMTAKLVAQFRAPAPAAAPRQEEAPRLTAREREIVQGLARGESNKEIARDLGVAESTVKIHVQNILKKLNLASRVQVAVYAVEHGLNTA from the coding sequence ATGACCATCCGCATCCTGCTGATCGACGACCACACCCTGTTCCGCTCGGGCATCCGCGCGCTGTTGCAGCGCCAGGCCGACTTCGAGATCGTCGACGAAGCCGCCGACGGCGTGGAAGGCATCAAGCGCGCCAAGCAGCACCGCCCCGACGTGATCCTGCTCGACCTGAACATGCCGGGCCTGTCCGGGCTCGAGGCGCTGCAGCTGCTGGTCGAAGACCTGCCGCAGACCGCGGTGATCGTGCTGACGGTGTCCGAGGAAGCCGAGGAGCTGGCCGCCGCGCTGCGCGGCGGCGCGCGCGGCTACCTGATCAAGAACATCGAGACCGAGGCGCTGATCGCCGGCATCCGCCGCGCCGCCGCCGGCGAGCCGGTGATCTCCGACAGCATGACCGCCAAGCTGGTGGCCCAGTTCCGCGCGCCCGCACCGGCCGCCGCGCCGCGTCAGGAGGAAGCGCCGCGGCTGACTGCGCGCGAGCGCGAGATCGTGCAGGGCCTGGCCCGCGGCGAAAGCAACAAGGAGATCGCGCGCGACCTGGGCGTGGCCGAAAGCACGGTGAAGATCCACGTGCAGAACATCCTGAAGAAGCTGAACCTGGCCAGTCGCGTGCAGGTGGCGGTCTATGCGGTGGAGCACGGCCTGAACACCGCCTGA
- a CDS encoding DUF3309 family protein: protein MGIGTILLIILVLLLIGALPAWPYSSGWGYWPSGGLGLIVLIVVLLVVLGRI from the coding sequence ATGGGAATCGGCACCATCCTTCTGATCATTCTCGTCCTGCTGCTGATCGGCGCCCTGCCGGCCTGGCCATACAGTTCCGGCTGGGGCTACTGGCCCAGCGGCGGCCTCGGGCTGATCGTTTTGATCGTGGTGCTGCTGGTGGTGCTGGGCCGGATCTAG
- a CDS encoding DUF3008 family protein, giving the protein MPAKSKAQQQAAGAALSAKRGEKKAGSLKGPSRSMYKSMSEKELDKMASTKTKGMPKHKSER; this is encoded by the coding sequence ATGCCAGCAAAATCCAAGGCGCAACAGCAGGCCGCCGGAGCGGCGCTCTCCGCAAAGCGCGGCGAAAAGAAGGCCGGTTCGCTCAAGGGACCTTCGCGCTCGATGTACAAGTCGATGAGCGAGAAGGAACTCGACAAGATGGCTTCGACCAAGACCAAGGGCATGCCGAAGCACAAGTCGGAACGCTGA
- a CDS encoding ParB-like protein, whose translation MPNTTERPARSGEPIVPAVTPRCPRGKAIAELARLRPTQLTLGYIHVHHKMEVTQRHADPEDREVLQRFMRRHRIKTVAGPGGELYIVDHHHWARAWLDLGYQLAPVQVLEDFSGLGAAAFWKRMRERGHVHPYDEHGKRQGVRALPPTVRSMRDDPYRSLAAFAREAGAYRKPDGAYGDFCWAGFLRERVEQDLHSIAGFGLALAESIKLARSPGARRLPGYCGAPLEGKTGKPAKPMKTGKGRSGRAG comes from the coding sequence GTGCCGAACACGACTGAACGCCCGGCCAGATCGGGCGAACCCATCGTCCCGGCGGTCACGCCGCGCTGCCCGCGCGGCAAGGCCATCGCCGAACTGGCGCGGCTGCGGCCGACGCAGCTGACGCTTGGCTACATCCACGTCCATCACAAGATGGAAGTCACGCAGCGCCACGCCGATCCGGAAGACCGCGAGGTGCTGCAGCGCTTCATGCGCCGGCACCGCATCAAGACCGTGGCGGGGCCGGGCGGGGAGCTCTATATCGTCGATCACCACCACTGGGCGCGCGCGTGGCTGGACCTCGGCTACCAGCTCGCACCGGTGCAGGTGCTGGAAGACTTCAGCGGCCTGGGCGCGGCCGCGTTCTGGAAGCGCATGCGCGAGCGGGGCCATGTCCATCCCTACGATGAACACGGCAAGCGGCAGGGGGTCAGGGCCTTGCCCCCGACCGTGCGCAGCATGCGCGACGATCCCTATCGCAGCCTGGCTGCCTTTGCCCGCGAAGCGGGCGCGTACCGCAAGCCGGACGGCGCCTACGGCGACTTCTGCTGGGCCGGGTTCCTGCGCGAGCGGGTGGAGCAGGACCTGCACAGTATCGCGGGCTTCGGGCTGGCGCTGGCGGAATCGATCAAGCTGGCGCGCAGCCCCGGCGCCCGGCGCCTGCCGGGCTATTGCGGCGCACCGCTGGAGGGCAAGACCGGCAAGCCGGCGAAGCCGATGAAGACCGGCAAGGGCAGGAGCGGCAGGGCCGGATAG
- a CDS encoding SDR family oxidoreductase codes for MSTPKSVPPQHQSRQPGLEAPMRPQPDSGADDYVGSGRLEGRVALVTGGDSGIGRAIAVAFAREGADVAIAYLDEHADARETVNLVEQAGRKCLAIAGDLADCDHAEAVARQTLQQYGKLDILVNNAAEQHPQESLEEVEASQVEATFRTNVFAMFHLTRAVLPHLKSGASILNTTSVTAYRGSKHLLDYSATKGAIVSFTRSLALQVVERGIRVNGVAPGPIWTPLIPSTFSAEEVAEFGKKTPMGRPGQPFEVAGGYVFLASDAASYITGQILHINGGEVVNG; via the coding sequence ATGTCCACACCCAAGAGCGTCCCGCCCCAGCACCAGTCGCGCCAGCCCGGCCTGGAAGCCCCGATGCGTCCGCAGCCTGACAGCGGCGCGGACGATTACGTCGGCAGCGGCCGGCTCGAAGGCCGCGTTGCGCTGGTCACCGGCGGCGACAGCGGCATCGGCCGCGCCATCGCGGTGGCGTTTGCGCGTGAAGGCGCCGATGTCGCCATCGCCTACCTGGACGAACATGCCGACGCGCGCGAGACCGTCAACCTGGTCGAGCAGGCCGGGCGCAAATGCCTGGCCATCGCCGGCGACCTGGCCGACTGCGACCACGCCGAGGCGGTCGCGCGGCAGACGCTGCAGCAGTACGGCAAGCTCGACATCCTGGTCAACAATGCGGCCGAGCAGCATCCCCAGGAATCGCTGGAGGAAGTCGAGGCCAGCCAGGTGGAGGCCACCTTCCGCACCAACGTGTTTGCGATGTTCCACCTGACGCGCGCGGTGCTGCCGCACCTGAAGTCGGGCGCGTCGATCCTGAACACCACCTCGGTCACCGCGTATCGCGGCAGCAAGCACCTGCTGGACTATTCCGCGACCAAGGGCGCGATCGTGTCATTCACGCGCTCGCTCGCGCTGCAGGTGGTGGAGCGCGGCATCCGCGTCAACGGCGTCGCCCCGGGCCCGATCTGGACGCCGCTGATTCCGTCCACGTTCAGTGCCGAGGAAGTCGCGGAGTTCGGCAAGAAGACGCCCATGGGCCGCCCGGGGCAACCGTTCGAAGTCGCCGGGGGCTACGTGTTCCTCGCCTCCGATGCGGCCAGCTATATCACCGGGCAGATCCTGCACATCAATGGCGGCGAGGTCGTGAACGGCTGA
- a CDS encoding BON domain-containing protein, producing the protein MFNFRNDRGSRGRPEAQRRDRGPEQRMRDESEGRGSEDWGQEWGEDWRGESSQRRGEYGGYGYESRQRWEEGGREDRDEQRSEQRSEPRSQSRGMGSEREASRHGGPWYQQDTPAGQRRGSWGESGYGAADVGGSGHPYSSAYGGYRPSQQDSGYRSQERESGYGYRDEDRFGPRGRGSEARMRGERYERDERSERGERGERNQRGQGVWGAERDRSEGGRAMHWQEGSERDRAQRGGQPSYGGGYFGDAGRGGQSFSGGQRVYPDDAGYRRRTPFAGQAGASGTQGGQHAGRRATGPKGYRRSDERVREDVCERLAMNPYIDVGEVTVEVENGVVRLDGTVGERREKYVVEEIADAVFGVTEVDNRLRVQRQQGSSWAAGSEVGGDTDTSAGSTGTASAGGTSPDRTLNKS; encoded by the coding sequence ATGTTCAACTTCCGCAATGACCGCGGCAGCCGCGGCCGGCCCGAAGCGCAACGCCGCGATCGCGGCCCCGAGCAAAGGATGCGCGATGAGAGCGAGGGCCGCGGCTCGGAGGACTGGGGGCAGGAATGGGGCGAGGACTGGCGCGGCGAGAGCAGCCAGCGCCGTGGCGAGTATGGCGGCTATGGCTATGAAAGCCGCCAGCGCTGGGAAGAAGGAGGCCGCGAGGATCGCGACGAACAACGCAGCGAACAACGCAGCGAACCGCGCAGCCAAAGCCGCGGCATGGGCAGCGAGCGCGAAGCGTCGCGTCACGGCGGCCCGTGGTATCAGCAGGACACGCCCGCCGGCCAGCGCCGCGGCAGCTGGGGCGAGAGCGGCTATGGCGCCGCCGATGTCGGCGGCAGTGGCCATCCGTACAGCAGCGCCTATGGCGGCTACCGGCCGTCGCAGCAGGACAGCGGCTACCGCAGCCAGGAACGCGAATCGGGCTATGGCTACCGCGACGAGGACCGCTTCGGTCCGCGCGGGCGCGGCAGCGAAGCGCGCATGCGCGGCGAACGCTATGAGCGCGACGAACGCAGCGAACGCGGCGAACGCGGCGAACGCAATCAGCGCGGCCAGGGCGTCTGGGGCGCCGAGCGCGACCGCAGCGAAGGCGGGCGCGCCATGCATTGGCAGGAAGGCAGCGAACGCGACCGGGCCCAGCGGGGCGGACAGCCCAGCTACGGTGGCGGCTACTTCGGCGATGCGGGCCGTGGCGGGCAATCGTTCAGCGGCGGACAGCGTGTCTACCCGGACGATGCGGGCTACCGGCGCCGCACCCCGTTCGCCGGCCAGGCCGGCGCTTCCGGCACGCAGGGCGGGCAGCATGCCGGCCGCCGCGCCACCGGTCCCAAGGGTTACCGGCGTTCTGACGAGCGCGTGCGCGAGGACGTGTGCGAGCGCCTGGCGATGAATCCGTATATCGACGTCGGCGAGGTCACCGTGGAAGTGGAAAATGGCGTCGTGAGGCTGGACGGCACCGTCGGCGAGCGCCGCGAGAAATACGTGGTCGAGGAAATCGCCGATGCGGTGTTCGGCGTCACCGAGGTCGACAACCGCCTGCGCGTGCAGCGGCAGCAAGGCAGTTCGTGGGCCGCGGGCTCCGAGGTCGGCGGCGACACCGACACCTCGGCCGGCAGTACCGGCACTGCGTCGGCCGGCGGCACGTCGCCGGACCGCACGCTCAACAAGAGCTGA
- a CDS encoding ParB-like protein — MVPLDALRPTQITVGGYHVAQKIHVTRRVAPEARAAFLDRHRVHLVIAPEQLLYVVDHHHWVRAWHDLGLTHVPGIVRADLSDMDVPAFWRHMVANHLVHPYDEHGRRQPLSELPEAIHDMRDDPYRSLEAFVQLAGGYRKVKTAYPDFRWADFFRRHVPGPFDTPHHFAFAVANAFRLAHSREARALPGYIGALGC, encoded by the coding sequence ATGGTGCCGCTGGACGCGCTGCGTCCCACCCAGATCACGGTGGGCGGCTATCACGTGGCGCAGAAGATCCACGTTACCCGGCGGGTTGCGCCCGAGGCGCGCGCGGCGTTCCTGGACCGGCACCGCGTGCACCTGGTGATCGCGCCGGAGCAGTTGCTCTATGTGGTCGATCACCACCACTGGGTGCGCGCCTGGCATGACCTGGGACTGACCCATGTGCCCGGCATCGTGCGCGCCGACCTGAGCGACATGGACGTGCCCGCGTTCTGGCGCCACATGGTCGCCAATCACCTGGTCCACCCCTACGACGAGCACGGCCGCCGCCAACCTCTGAGCGAGCTTCCCGAGGCCATCCACGACATGCGCGATGATCCGTACCGCAGCCTGGAGGCCTTCGTGCAGCTGGCGGGCGGCTATCGCAAGGTCAAGACCGCCTACCCGGATTTCCGCTGGGCCGACTTCTTCCGGCGCCACGTGCCCGGCCCGTTCGACACACCGCATCACTTCGCCTTTGCGGTGGCGAATGCCTTCCGCCTGGCGCACTCGCGCGAAGCCAGGGCCCTGCCCGGCTATATCGGCGCGCTGGGGTGCTGA
- a CDS encoding DNA topoisomerase IB produces the protein MDGTLPGTEAPAALDTVLRDAGLRYVDDGTPGITRRRHGSGFSYTGPDGKRVTDAATLARIATLAIPPAYESVWICPDPRGHLQATGRDARGRKQYVYHPQWATLRDTDKYARLAAFGAALPRLRARVARDLRRNGMPREKVVGAVVLLLDATLVRVGSPRYARQNRTYGLTTLRRRHVTVRGSRLRFQFTGKSGITHDVSVNDPRLARIVRNCADLPGQCLFKYRDSDGEIREIGSADVNAYLQEVSGGDFTAKDFRTWAGSVHALAILRKLPQAASESARRKAVTDAIREVAGQLRNTVAVCRKCYVHPDVIDAYLTGVLQAGGRAPTMTRLRADEARLLQLLASGRQKPANGQQGNNG, from the coding sequence ATGGACGGCACGCTGCCCGGCACCGAAGCCCCCGCCGCGCTCGACACGGTGCTGCGCGACGCCGGGCTGCGCTATGTCGACGACGGCACCCCGGGCATCACGCGCCGGCGCCATGGCAGCGGCTTCAGCTATACCGGCCCGGACGGCAAGCGCGTGACCGATGCCGCCACGCTGGCGCGCATCGCGACCCTGGCGATCCCGCCGGCCTACGAGTCGGTATGGATCTGCCCCGATCCGCGCGGCCACCTGCAGGCCACCGGGCGCGATGCGCGTGGGCGCAAGCAGTACGTCTACCACCCGCAATGGGCGACGCTGCGCGATACCGACAAGTACGCGCGGCTGGCCGCCTTTGGCGCCGCGCTGCCGCGCCTGCGCGCGCGCGTCGCGCGCGACCTGCGCCGCAACGGCATGCCGCGCGAGAAGGTGGTGGGCGCGGTGGTGCTGCTGCTCGACGCCACGCTGGTGCGCGTCGGCTCGCCGCGCTACGCGCGCCAGAACCGCACCTACGGCCTGACCACGCTGCGGCGGCGCCACGTAACCGTGCGCGGCAGCCGGCTGCGCTTCCAGTTCACCGGCAAGAGCGGCATCACGCACGACGTCTCGGTCAACGATCCGCGCCTCGCCCGCATCGTGCGCAACTGCGCCGACCTGCCCGGCCAGTGCCTGTTCAAGTACCGCGACAGCGACGGCGAGATCCGCGAGATCGGCTCTGCCGACGTCAACGCCTACCTGCAGGAAGTGAGCGGCGGCGACTTTACCGCCAAGGATTTCCGCACCTGGGCCGGCAGCGTGCATGCGCTGGCGATCCTGCGCAAACTGCCGCAAGCTGCCAGCGAGAGCGCGCGCCGCAAGGCCGTGACCGATGCCATCCGCGAGGTCGCGGGCCAGCTGCGCAACACCGTCGCGGTGTGCCGAAAATGCTATGTGCACCCCGACGTCATCGATGCCTACCTAACCGGCGTGCTGCAGGCAGGCGGCCGCGCGCCCACCATGACACGGCTGCGCGCGGACGAGGCGCGGTTGCTGCAGTTGCTGGCGTCGGGCCGGCAAAAGCCTGCGAACGGCCAGCAGGGCAATAACGGGTGA
- a CDS encoding alpha/beta hydrolase family protein, with translation MATHEEMLQIESEGGTIAGTLISPETKLPGVLFVHGWGGCQQQYLARARKVTGLGCVCLTFDLTGHAGTRAQYETVSRTRNLADVVAAYDVLVRQPEVDRNAIAVVGSSYGGYLAALLSGLRQVRWLAFRAPALYMDSGWDLPKRQLHREQDLVTYRRSMVPPASNRALRACTAFTGDVLVIESEHDQIVPHAAVMSYVDSCIHANSLTYRVIKGADHGLSDEEFQRTYSSMLVNWLREMVTVARAGPVTAERAAAPVAKPAPRPAPPAPDAGLETPQPESASAPGAG, from the coding sequence ATGGCAACGCATGAAGAAATGCTGCAGATTGAAAGCGAGGGCGGCACCATTGCCGGTACCCTGATCAGCCCGGAAACCAAGCTGCCGGGCGTGTTGTTCGTGCATGGCTGGGGCGGCTGCCAGCAGCAATACCTGGCACGGGCGCGCAAGGTGACGGGGCTGGGCTGCGTCTGCCTGACCTTCGACCTGACCGGCCATGCCGGCACGCGCGCGCAGTACGAGACCGTCAGCCGCACGCGCAATCTCGCCGACGTGGTGGCGGCCTACGACGTGCTGGTGCGCCAGCCCGAGGTCGACCGCAACGCGATCGCGGTGGTCGGCAGCAGCTATGGCGGCTACCTGGCCGCGCTGCTCAGCGGCCTGCGCCAGGTGCGCTGGCTGGCGTTCCGGGCTCCGGCGCTGTACATGGACTCGGGCTGGGACCTGCCCAAGCGCCAGCTGCACCGCGAGCAGGACCTGGTGACCTACCGGCGCAGCATGGTGCCCCCCGCGAGCAATCGCGCGCTGCGTGCGTGCACGGCGTTTACCGGTGACGTGCTGGTGATCGAATCCGAGCACGACCAGATCGTGCCCCATGCCGCGGTGATGAGCTACGTCGATTCCTGCATTCATGCCAATTCGCTCACCTACCGCGTGATCAAGGGCGCCGACCATGGCCTGAGCGACGAGGAATTCCAGCGCACCTACAGCAGCATGCTGGTCAACTGGCTGCGCGAAATGGTCACGGTGGCCCGCGCCGGCCCGGTCACCGCAGAGCGCGCGGCGGCGCCCGTGGCGAAGCCCGCGCCCAGGCCCGCCCCGCCCGCGCCCGACGCCGGGCTCGAGACCCCGCAGCCCGAGTCTGCCAGCGCGCCGGGCGCCGGCTGA
- a CDS encoding DUF3182 family protein, whose translation MAYGCESLDQADSHHGMTLANIARKVAELAGLPFAGGYAVPAAGHPAPYLVPAQTLVGGELAASLGVQGEHDLFGGVVPYAFVATKAITHGLVEPGAAAPRGWSEAFVRRVVGATLPGFTAFSIGDARTAALRLLTLGPVRLKDTGGVGGLGQRVVDGEAQLEAALAVLAPEDVERDGLVVERDLRAPQTYSVGKVVLAGLEASYCGTQGLTENNRGQKVYGGSTLTVVRGGFDALLQHPFDARILAAVRAAMVYHEAALACYGEGGGMVLSRCNYDVAFGAPAGSANDGQMLGGVLEQSWRVGGATGAELVALAALRDDPVRTRVVASTREVYGNDVRVPDDAEIYYQGEDRHVGPLTKYARLEPESDGNA comes from the coding sequence ATGGCCTACGGCTGCGAGAGCCTGGACCAGGCCGACAGCCACCATGGCATGACCCTTGCCAATATTGCCCGCAAGGTGGCAGAGCTTGCCGGCCTGCCGTTCGCTGGCGGCTACGCGGTGCCTGCAGCGGGACACCCGGCGCCGTACCTGGTGCCGGCGCAGACCCTGGTCGGCGGTGAACTGGCGGCGAGCCTGGGTGTGCAGGGCGAGCACGATCTCTTCGGCGGCGTGGTGCCGTACGCGTTCGTCGCCACCAAGGCGATCACGCACGGCCTGGTCGAGCCGGGTGCCGCGGCACCGCGAGGCTGGTCCGAGGCGTTCGTGCGGCGCGTGGTGGGCGCCACGCTGCCGGGCTTTACCGCATTCAGCATCGGCGATGCGCGCACCGCGGCGCTGCGGCTGCTGACGCTGGGGCCGGTGCGGCTGAAGGATACCGGCGGAGTCGGCGGGCTGGGCCAGCGCGTGGTCGACGGCGAAGCCCAGCTGGAAGCCGCGCTGGCCGTGCTGGCCCCGGAGGACGTGGAGCGCGACGGCCTGGTGGTGGAGCGCGACCTGCGCGCGCCGCAGACCTACAGCGTCGGCAAGGTCGTGCTGGCGGGACTGGAGGCGAGCTATTGCGGCACGCAGGGGCTGACCGAGAACAACCGCGGCCAGAAGGTCTACGGCGGCTCGACCCTGACCGTGGTGCGCGGCGGCTTCGACGCGCTGCTGCAGCACCCGTTCGACGCCCGCATCCTGGCCGCGGTGCGCGCGGCGATGGTGTACCACGAGGCCGCGCTGGCCTGCTATGGCGAGGGCGGCGGCATGGTGCTGTCGCGCTGCAATTACGACGTCGCCTTCGGCGCGCCGGCAGGCAGCGCCAATGACGGGCAGATGCTCGGCGGTGTGCTGGAGCAGTCCTGGCGCGTTGGCGGTGCTACCGGTGCCGAACTGGTGGCGCTGGCGGCGCTGCGCGACGACCCCGTGCGCACGCGCGTGGTGGCGTCGACGCGCGAAGTCTACGGCAACGATGTGCGCGTGCCGGATGACGCCGAAATCTACTACCAGGGCGAAGACCGCCATGTCGGCCCCCTGACCAAGTACGCACGACTGGAGCCAGAATCCGATGGCAACGCATGA
- a CDS encoding low affinity iron permease family protein: protein MRKSSPILPGVGHRPGAGKRATVLHLFDRFAGSATRHAGSPTAFVLAVGVVAAWALTGPMFGYSETWQLVINTGTTIVTFLMVFLIQQSQNKDAVAVHLKLNELLASHREASNMLVSIEDLDEDELRQLVSFYRQLAELADQEDGIKTSHSLDEARENHAAKRHARASRRHPPAAPAGGAAATPASAAS, encoded by the coding sequence ATGCGCAAATCCAGCCCCATCCTGCCCGGCGTTGGCCATCGGCCCGGTGCCGGCAAACGTGCCACCGTGCTGCACCTGTTCGACCGCTTTGCCGGCAGCGCCACGCGCCATGCCGGGTCGCCGACCGCCTTCGTGCTGGCTGTCGGCGTAGTGGCGGCGTGGGCCCTCACCGGCCCGATGTTCGGGTACTCCGAAACCTGGCAGCTGGTCATCAATACCGGCACCACCATCGTTACTTTCCTGATGGTGTTCCTGATCCAGCAGAGCCAGAACAAGGATGCCGTCGCGGTCCACCTGAAGCTCAACGAGCTGCTCGCCTCGCACCGCGAAGCCAGCAACATGCTGGTGTCGATCGAAGACCTGGACGAGGACGAGCTGCGCCAGCTGGTCAGCTTCTACCGCCAGCTGGCCGAGCTGGCCGACCAGGAAGACGGCATCAAGACCAGCCATTCGCTCGACGAGGCGCGCGAAAACCACGCCGCCAAGCGTCACGCGCGGGCCTCGCGCCGGCACCCGCCCGCGGCGCCTGCCGGCGGCGCAGCCGCCACTCCCGCCTCGGCAGCCTCGTAG
- a CDS encoding CBS domain-containing protein, whose translation MFQSPATQPRAPRRVADIMTRQPAYITPDETIQHAAQLMADLHVGSLPVCDGRRLVGMLTDRDITVRAIASGQPPQATRVAAAMSPQVQWCLEDESLEDAQHKMEAAQVRRLPVLDHDHTLVGILSLGDLASKGADTRESGETLASISTPSAPAR comes from the coding sequence ATGTTCCAGTCCCCTGCCACGCAACCCCGCGCGCCGCGCCGGGTCGCCGACATCATGACGCGCCAGCCGGCGTATATCACTCCCGACGAGACCATCCAGCATGCCGCGCAGCTGATGGCGGACCTGCACGTCGGCTCGCTGCCGGTTTGCGACGGCCGGCGCCTGGTCGGCATGCTGACCGACCGCGACATCACCGTGCGCGCCATCGCCAGCGGCCAGCCGCCGCAGGCCACGCGCGTGGCCGCTGCGATGTCGCCGCAAGTGCAATGGTGCCTCGAAGACGAATCGCTCGAAGACGCGCAGCACAAGATGGAAGCCGCGCAGGTGCGGCGCCTGCCGGTGCTCGACCACGACCACACCCTGGTGGGCATCCTGTCGCTGGGCGACCTCGCCAGCAAGGGTGCCGACACGCGCGAGTCCGGCGAGACGCTGGCGTCGATCTCCACCCCTTCGGCGCCCGCGCGCTGA